AAATCGTATAATAGCCTTTCATCGGAATTTCCAAACCTTGGCTCGTTAAACCCACTCCCGGAAGAATACTCTGATAACGTTTTCCGTCTTCGTTATAATATTCCCATCCTTCGCTTAAAAGCTGAACCTTTTCGGGATCGATCGGTTCCGAGTTTACAGCGGAGGCAATTAGACATAATAGGAGTAGTCCGAATAAAATCGGTTTCATACAAAAAGAGGGGATCAAACTAACTTTGCGAACAAGGCTGTAAAGTTAAATTTAGATCGGAAACGAAAGAATAAAGAAACCGTTAAAGAGAAAGGATTGTGGTTTCCAGTTCATCGGAATTGAAACCCTTTTTTGGAGAAGGAATGAAATCTAACGCGGAATCCGAAATTTCATGAGACGCTCTGAACAGGAGATCGGATGTATAATGGGAAAACATTCTTTCGGTAAGAATCCTTCGATAACTCCTCGCTCCCTTTTCCGCGTGAAACAATCCTAGAAGATGTTTTAAAATAAAATGCGGCTTTGTGTTTGGATCGCTCCCGAGTTGACGATCGATATAATCCTGCATTCTTACGAGAATTTCCCTTCGACTCAAAGAAGAAGAATCATCCCCGAAGTATCGGGAATCGATCTCCGAAAAAAGATAAGGAGTTTCATACGCCGCTCTTCCGATCATCACACCGTCGTTCTTTTTCAATCGTTCTTCGATCTCATCGTATGTCCGAATTCCTCCGTTGATTTCAACGATCAATTCAGGAAACATTTTTTTGATTAGTTCCACGTCCGCATAACGCAGAGGAGGAATTTGTCGATTCTGTGCGGGAGAAAGACCGCCTAAGATCGCAATTCTTGCATGAATGATAAATCGTCTGACACGCGCTTCCTTTACGACTTCGATAAATCTACAAAGATCCTCGAAACTTTCTTTTCCAGGAATCCCGATTCTACACTTAACCGTAACGGGAATCGAAACGGCCGCATCCATAGCCGCTACGAGTTCCGCGACCTTCTCCGGAGTTTCCATCAGACAAGCTCCGAAATTTCCTTCTCGCACACGATCGCTCGGACAACCTACATTCAGATTGACCTCAGAATATCCGTAGTCTTCACTGATCTTGGAACATTCTGCGAGGGCTCTCGGATGATCGCCTCCCAACTGAATCGCAAGAGGTAATTCTTCGGGATTGTAAGATAAGAATCGATTTCGATCTCCATGAAGAATCGCACCCGTATGAATCATCTCCGTATAAAGAAAGGTATGTTTGGAAATCAATCTGAGAAGATAACGAAAATGACGGTCGGTCCAGTCCATCATAGGAGCCAGAGAAACCGGATATCGTTTTGGAATTTTAGAACCGATCTCGATCATATGCCTTCTTACCAGATTTTTTTTTCCAAACACTTCGGTCAAGGATCCTCTTGGATTCATTTTTTTTCAAATCGTATGAGAACCAAAAAATGAGGAGCCTTTCTAAGAAAAATTCCCGATGGAACGTTCTTTTCCGATTGATCCGGAGAACGATCCGATTCTCACTTCTCTTAACATGTTTCACTTTCTATTCTTCTTGTAGAACCTTAGAATCTTTTTTTGAAACGATCGTACTGACAGGCGGCGTGGATTCGACGAGACTTTCCTTTTCCGCACACTACAGCCCATTGGAAAACGTCATACGTTCCAACGCCGGAAGTAAGGAGCCCGCCGCCTCCGATCGAACCGTGAATCACGATCCGTTCAAGTCCGTTCCCTTTTATACGATCGGTTCGATTCCGAGAAGAATTCCGGGAACTCCTTTCGAAGGATATTTAAAATATCTTAACTACATGGCTTACGGATTGACTCTTACTGCGCCGAGAACCTTTCGAGGAAACCTCTTAAATTTTCCGGACGATGGAAGAGTCGCAACGAACGTATCCGAGCTCGCCGCTTACGGACTGTATCCGCTTCCCGATCCTTTTGGACGCAAGTCGGAATATCTCTATTCGGATTATCAGGCGTATGCGACGATCTACCTCGCTTTCGTAGAATTTCAAAATTGGAATCTGGGAGCCGGAGTCAACATCGGATTTAGCGTATATGACTTCGACGTATTGGAAAGAAACGTGAGAGTATCTTCTTCCAGAAATCGAGTACGAATGGTCACCGGTTTAAAATTATTATACGAATACAATATCGGGAGATTTTTGGAAGATTCCATTTTCTACAACACGTATCTTTATTTCGAAGTTTCCACACTTTCTTCGGCGCATGATCCGATCAAACAGACGATCCCCACGTCCGCAGGTGGAACCGTTCCTGATCTTTATCTTACGATGGATACGTACCGAATCGGAGTTCGAAAAGAAATTCAGTTGTCTCGTCCTTCCCCGGAAGAATCCTTGAGAAGAGACAGCGGTCCAACGCGAGAATCTTCTCCTCCGAAACAAACGGAACCATTACCTCCTCGAATCTAATGTTATCCTGGAAAGAAAATCAAACACCGGTCTCGGAACAATTCGGAGATATATATTTTTCACCAGAGAACGGATTGGAAGAAACCAAACACGTGTTCATCGAAGGAAACAACCTCGCACAAAGATGGGCGGATCCGAAACTTCGGACATCGTTTTCGATCTTAGAATTGGGGTTCGGAACCGGACTCAACTTTCTAACGACTTGGAAAGAATATACCGAACACAAGAATCGTTTCCGACTTCATTACATTTCCATCGAGAAGTTTCCTTTAAACAAGGAGGAAATTTCCAAGGCACTTTCCGTATTTCCCGAACTTCAAACGATTCAGGAAGAATTTCTATCTTCCTATGAGAATCTGATTCCAGGGATGAATTATTTCCGATTCCTAAACGGAAGGATTCATCTTACCCTGTATTTAGGCGACGTAGCGAACGCGTTAGTCGAAATATCCGGCAAAGTCGATGCGATCTTCTTGGACGGATTCGCCCCTTCCAAAAATCCGGATATGTGGGAAGAATCGATTCTGATCCACCTAAGACGCGTTAGCAAACCGGGTACGACGTTCGCCACCTTCACCGTGGCGAGAATGGTTCGGGATTCTTTGACCGCTTGCGGATTCGAACTTGAAAAACGACCTGGATTTGGAAGAAAAAGAGAAATGCTCGTAGGAACGTATTCTCCAAAAGAAACCGAAAGCGAAGAATCCAATAGCAAAGAAAAACCTTGGTGTAAACGTTCCTTTTTCCGTCGAGAAACGAAAACCGCGACGATCCTCGGAGCCGGAATCGCAGGCGCCGCTTTGGCGTATTCCCTTTCCCAACGTGGCGTACAAGTTACGTTGATCGATCCGTCGGGCATCGCAAACCAGGCCTCCGGAATTCCGGGAGCGATTTCCCATCCGCATATCACAAAGATCCCGACTCCGACAAGCCTCTTCACGTTACGCGCCTTTCGATACGCTTTACAATTTCTGTCCTCTTTTGCGGATACAAAAGAATTCAAAACTTCCGGTCTTTTTCACGGAGTCACCGAGGAAATGAGTTCCGAAAGACTCGAAAGAGGATTGGAGAATCATCGCCTTTCCGAAGAGATCGTAACTTGGAAAAGAACGTCGAACGATCCTCAAAATAAAAGCGATTTGGAAAAAGAAATGGGGGACGGTATCTTTTTTCCAAAAGGGTTTTGGACACAACCGAATTCCTTGGCGAAACGATTGATCGACCGACCTTCTATAGAATTCGTTCAAAAAACCGCGATTGCGGTTCAGCCGAGCGGGTCCGGTTGGAAAACAACGTTTTCCGAATCCGAGGAGGAACTCCATTCCGATTCCGTTATATTCTGCAATTCTTATGGAATTGGAGAATTACTCGACCCCATCGTAGGAGAGGCATTCTTACCGATCAAAAAAGTCAGAGGACAATTGTTGGTTCTAAAAGAAACAGGATCTTCTTCTCGACTTCCAAACATTCTCTGCGCGGAACATTATCTAACTCCTTCCATCGAAGGAGAACATATCCTCGGCTCCACGTTTGACGAATTCGATCTCGATCCGAAGCCGAGACCAAAGGACACGGAAGAACTCGTACGATACGTGCAAAAAAAATATCCGAGTCTGGATTGGAATCAAGAATCGGTTCTTTCGGAAAAGGTCGGCTTTCGGGCGCAAACACCGGATCGTTACCCGATTTTAGGCCCGGTTGTTTTACCACAGGAATTTACGAAAGAATACAAAGGAATCGATCTACCGCGAAATCGAAACAAATCGTATCCGAATCTAAAAACCGTTCCGGGACTTTTTGTCTTCGGAGCCTTGGGTTCCCGAGGAATTTTGAGTTCTTTTTTGGGTGCAGAGATTTTAGCCTCCTTGATACTGGATGAACCCGCTCCCGTTGAATCCACGTTATTAGAATCCTTACATCCGGTTCGATTCTTATATCGTAAGATTCGAAACCAGGATTGAAACCTTTGTCTTTTGTGAAGACAAAGGTTTCGGACTCCGTTCAAAGGGATGGGATAATTACAAACAACGGAATCGAATCAACGAATCGATCCGTTTCTTTTAGGAAATATATATAAATCGATAAACCCGGTTCCAAATCCAAAGAAAGAAATTTACAAAAACGGATTCCATGAACTCAGAAGTACAAAAGAAGTTTAAAGACTTAGAATCGGCACTCAAAGAAGTCTGGGGACTTCAGAATTTCCGCAAGGGTCAAAAGGAAGCCATCGAGTCCGTCCTAGACGGAAACGATAC
The window above is part of the Leptospira stimsonii genome. Proteins encoded here:
- the mnmC gene encoding bifunctional tRNA (5-methylaminomethyl-2-thiouridine)(34)-methyltransferase MnmD/FAD-dependent 5-carboxymethylaminomethyl-2-thiouridine(34) oxidoreductase MnmC, with the translated sequence MLSWKENQTPVSEQFGDIYFSPENGLEETKHVFIEGNNLAQRWADPKLRTSFSILELGFGTGLNFLTTWKEYTEHKNRFRLHYISIEKFPLNKEEISKALSVFPELQTIQEEFLSSYENLIPGMNYFRFLNGRIHLTLYLGDVANALVEISGKVDAIFLDGFAPSKNPDMWEESILIHLRRVSKPGTTFATFTVARMVRDSLTACGFELEKRPGFGRKREMLVGTYSPKETESEESNSKEKPWCKRSFFRRETKTATILGAGIAGAALAYSLSQRGVQVTLIDPSGIANQASGIPGAISHPHITKIPTPTSLFTLRAFRYALQFLSSFADTKEFKTSGLFHGVTEEMSSERLERGLENHRLSEEIVTWKRTSNDPQNKSDLEKEMGDGIFFPKGFWTQPNSLAKRLIDRPSIEFVQKTAIAVQPSGSGWKTTFSESEEELHSDSVIFCNSYGIGELLDPIVGEAFLPIKKVRGQLLVLKETGSSSRLPNILCAEHYLTPSIEGEHILGSTFDEFDLDPKPRPKDTEELVRYVQKKYPSLDWNQESVLSEKVGFRAQTPDRYPILGPVVLPQEFTKEYKGIDLPRNRNKSYPNLKTVPGLFVFGALGSRGILSSFLGAEILASLILDEPAPVESTLLESLHPVRFLYRKIRNQD
- a CDS encoding LIC10647 family lipoprotein codes for the protein MRSLSKKNSRWNVLFRLIRRTIRFSLLLTCFTFYSSCRTLESFFETIVLTGGVDSTRLSFSAHYSPLENVIRSNAGSKEPAASDRTVNHDPFKSVPFYTIGSIPRRIPGTPFEGYLKYLNYMAYGLTLTAPRTFRGNLLNFPDDGRVATNVSELAAYGLYPLPDPFGRKSEYLYSDYQAYATIYLAFVEFQNWNLGAGVNIGFSVYDFDVLERNVRVSSSRNRVRMVTGLKLLYEYNIGRFLEDSIFYNTYLYFEVSTLSSAHDPIKQTIPTSAGGTVPDLYLTMDTYRIGVRKEIQLSRPSPEESLRRDSGPTRESSPPKQTEPLPPRI
- the dusA gene encoding tRNA dihydrouridine(20/20a) synthase DusA is translated as MIEIGSKIPKRYPVSLAPMMDWTDRHFRYLLRLISKHTFLYTEMIHTGAILHGDRNRFLSYNPEELPLAIQLGGDHPRALAECSKISEDYGYSEVNLNVGCPSDRVREGNFGACLMETPEKVAELVAAMDAAVSIPVTVKCRIGIPGKESFEDLCRFIEVVKEARVRRFIIHARIAILGGLSPAQNRQIPPLRYADVELIKKMFPELIVEINGGIRTYDEIEERLKKNDGVMIGRAAYETPYLFSEIDSRYFGDDSSSLSRREILVRMQDYIDRQLGSDPNTKPHFILKHLLGLFHAEKGARSYRRILTERMFSHYTSDLLFRASHEISDSALDFIPSPKKGFNSDELETTILSL